In one window of Musa acuminata AAA Group cultivar baxijiao chromosome BXJ3-2, Cavendish_Baxijiao_AAA, whole genome shotgun sequence DNA:
- the LOC103971119 gene encoding bZIP transcription factor 27 isoform X1, protein MEEVWKDISLSTLHQDVPSTPLLSFHHHHHRTFHTSNPTTTSSFGGITLEDFLADAPKEATRVPPPSSRPPASIDPSPDNSVRFFGYDLNTSACDCKISGSSFNDAHSECTKKRSPEQQPNRSIDGQDGAERRKKRIIKNRESAARSRARKQAYINELELEVARLLNENHALRRELEEACAAENCNSSILSWKTKKRRLPLAANPTYKPALRSVFQCF, encoded by the exons ATGGAAGAAGTTTGGAAGGACATAAGCCTCAGCACCCTCCACCAAGACGTGCCCTCAACCCCTCTCCTCtccttccaccaccaccaccaccggacCTTCCACACTTCCAaccccaccaccacctcctctttcGGAGGCATCACCCTCGAGGACTTCCTTGCGGATGCCCCCAAAGAAGCAACTCGGGTTCCTCCTCCAAGCAGCCGTCCTCCGGCTTCGATTGATCCCAGTCCTGACAACTCCGTCAGGTTCTTTGGCTATGATCTCAATACCAGCGCCTGTGATTGTAAAATCAGTGGCTCTTCCTTCAACGACGCTCACTCTGAGTGCACGAAGAAGCGTTCACCGGAGCAGCAGCCTAACAGGAGCATCGACGGCCAAGACGGCGCCGAGCGCAGGAAGAAGCGGATAATCAAGAACCGCGAGTCGGCTGCTCGATCGAGAGCCAGGAAACAG GCCTACATAAATGAGCTTGAGCTAGAAGTTGCTCGTCTGCTGAATGAGAACCATGCGCTAAGGAGAGAGCTTGAAGAG GCGTGCGCTGCAGAGAACTGTAACAGCTCCATTTTGAGTTGGAAAACCAAGAAAAGAAGGTTGCCTTTGGCAGCAAATCCCACGTACAAGCCTGCTCTCCGATCTGTGTTCCAGTGCTTCTGA
- the LOC103971119 gene encoding bZIP transcription factor 27 isoform X3, with protein sequence MEEVWKDISLSTLHQDVPSTPLLSFHHHHHRTFHTSNPTTTSSFGGITLEDFLADAPKEATRVPPPSSRPPASIDPSPDNSVRFFGYDLNTSACDCKISGSSFNDAHSECTKKRSPEQQPNRSIDGQDGAERRKKRIIKNRESAARSRARKQAYINELELEVARLLNENHALRRELEENPTASRRALQRTVTAPF encoded by the exons ATGGAAGAAGTTTGGAAGGACATAAGCCTCAGCACCCTCCACCAAGACGTGCCCTCAACCCCTCTCCTCtccttccaccaccaccaccaccggacCTTCCACACTTCCAaccccaccaccacctcctctttcGGAGGCATCACCCTCGAGGACTTCCTTGCGGATGCCCCCAAAGAAGCAACTCGGGTTCCTCCTCCAAGCAGCCGTCCTCCGGCTTCGATTGATCCCAGTCCTGACAACTCCGTCAGGTTCTTTGGCTATGATCTCAATACCAGCGCCTGTGATTGTAAAATCAGTGGCTCTTCCTTCAACGACGCTCACTCTGAGTGCACGAAGAAGCGTTCACCGGAGCAGCAGCCTAACAGGAGCATCGACGGCCAAGACGGCGCCGAGCGCAGGAAGAAGCGGATAATCAAGAACCGCGAGTCGGCTGCTCGATCGAGAGCCAGGAAACAG GCCTACATAAATGAGCTTGAGCTAGAAGTTGCTCGTCTGCTGAATGAGAACCATGCGCTAAGGAGAGAGCTTGAAGAG AACCCCACTGCTTCCAGGCGTGCGCTGCAGAGAACTGTAACAGCTCCATTTTGA
- the LOC103971119 gene encoding bZIP transcription factor 27 isoform X2, with amino-acid sequence MEEVWKDISLSTLHQDVPSTPLLSFHHHHHRTFHTSNPTTTSSFGGITLEDFLADAPKEATRVPPPSSRPPASIDPSPDNSVRFFGYDLNTSACDCKISGSSFNDAHSECTKKRSPEQQPNRSIDGQDGAERRKKRIIKNRESAARSRARKQAYINELELEVARLLNENHALRRELEELRMTVVASQNPTASRRALQRTVTAPF; translated from the exons ATGGAAGAAGTTTGGAAGGACATAAGCCTCAGCACCCTCCACCAAGACGTGCCCTCAACCCCTCTCCTCtccttccaccaccaccaccaccggacCTTCCACACTTCCAaccccaccaccacctcctctttcGGAGGCATCACCCTCGAGGACTTCCTTGCGGATGCCCCCAAAGAAGCAACTCGGGTTCCTCCTCCAAGCAGCCGTCCTCCGGCTTCGATTGATCCCAGTCCTGACAACTCCGTCAGGTTCTTTGGCTATGATCTCAATACCAGCGCCTGTGATTGTAAAATCAGTGGCTCTTCCTTCAACGACGCTCACTCTGAGTGCACGAAGAAGCGTTCACCGGAGCAGCAGCCTAACAGGAGCATCGACGGCCAAGACGGCGCCGAGCGCAGGAAGAAGCGGATAATCAAGAACCGCGAGTCGGCTGCTCGATCGAGAGCCAGGAAACAG GCCTACATAAATGAGCTTGAGCTAGAAGTTGCTCGTCTGCTGAATGAGAACCATGCGCTAAGGAGAGAGCTTGAAGAG CTGCGTATGACAGTAGTAGCTTCACAGAACCCCACTGCTTCCAGGCGTGCGCTGCAGAGAACTGTAACAGCTCCATTTTGA
- the LOC103971142 gene encoding uncharacterized protein LOC103971142, producing the protein MEGGGEEGEPLQSDALVKMDNIVEDEELRSLLIPDVKDLPSIPPSAVESNFARYYAADFLKPGHDQYVYRHANGLCVVGLAPSHVALREEGGVTAVNFNVGKSDRSEMKVTGKRKRNAQHFDAKTSLCKVCANGKEFIVRCCVKGSLLEVNDRLLKQPDLLNSSADREGYIAIIMPKPIDWPKIKDSLLSHEDYKKLRGLS; encoded by the exons ATGGAAGGGGGTGGAGAAGAGGGCGAACCCCTACAGAGCGATGCTCTAGTGAAAATGGACAATATAGTAGAAGACGAGGAGCTCAGGTCTCTTCTCATACCAGATGTAAAGGATCTCCCGTCAATTCCTCCATCGGCTGTGGAGTCCAACTTCGCTCGCTACTATGCCGCAG ACTTTCTGAAGCCAGGGCATGATCAGTACGTATATCGCCATGCCAATGG ATTGTGTGTAGTCGGTTTGGCTCCAAGCCATGTCGCCTTGAGAGAGGAAGGTGGAGTAACAGCTGTGAATTTCAATGTGGGGAAATCTGACCGGAGCGAGATGAAGGTCACCGGAAAGCGCAAAAGG AATGCACAGCATTTCGATGCCAAAACTTCATTGTGTAAAGTTTGTGCAAATGGAAAAGAATTTATTGTGAG GTGTTGTGTCAAAGGTTCCCTCTTAGAGGTAAATGACAGATTACTTAAGCAACCTGATCTACTTAATTCATCA GCTGACAGAGAAGGATACATAGCAATTATAATGCCAAAGCCAATAGATTGGCCCAAGATCAAAGATTCCTTATTGAGCCATGAAGACTACAAGAAATTGAGAGGCCTTTCTTGA
- the LOC135630894 gene encoding putative UPF0496 protein 2: protein MRWKWMHSSSSKSKSKSSDSLAAGGQLSMARNPNHYRSPLNVNEEYKKTLRTKSFLDMCSKVHQQLRRTVSSIASSSSEDDGSDDDDGGSTEEKLDSSRPSESSPLPYADLPDFLLEPSQESLVAATAVTDDRSAHLQVHSLLLEFFDVTLQACTACTNLLASINRTRVHHRSIRHLLYKLSFSCSDDSDCTAFDRLASLVNTENPLQPQNLAHFHSAQSEYTRLMQQLTAAHRRILRRARLIRLTRKATGILTISIAVAVALVIAVHTVIGVGVVVAIAPAIMTTAPLTAMSWARAGKARYLEKLGAQVDSAAKGAYIVGRDLDTMSRMVRRVHDEVEHERDVARMVLRDRERQLVREAAREVEGGTAGMAEQLKELEEHVYLCLITINRSRRMVAQEMTMGANAVPSPAAAETMP from the exons ATGcggtggaagtggatgcattcttcctcatccaaatccaaatccaaatccagcGACTCATTAGCGGCTG GAGGACAGCTCTCCATGGCGAGGAACCCTAACCATTATCGGAGCCCGTTGAATGTCAATGAGGAGTACAAGAAGACACTCAGAACCAAATCTTTCCTTGACATGTGCTCCAAAGTCCATCAACAGCTCCGGCGAACTGTCTCATCTATcgcctcctcgtcttcggaggatgaTGGCAGTGATGACGACGATGGCGGTTCTACAGAGGAGAAGCTAGATTCGAGCCGGCCTAGTGAGTCGTCTCCTCTCCCGTACGCTGACCTCCCGGACTTCCTTCTCGAGCCGAGTCAAGAATCGCTTGTCGCTGCGACGGCCGTCACTGACGACCGCAGCGCCCACCTCCAAGTCCACTCCCTCCTCCTCGAATTTTTTGACGTCACCTTACAGGCCTGCACCGCCTGCACGAATCTTTTGGCCTCCATCAACCGTACCAGAGTGCACCATCGGTCGATCCGACATCTTCTCTACAAACTATCGTTTTCTTGTTCTGATGACAGCGATTGCACCGCGTTCGACCGTCTTGCTTCCCTCGTCAACACAGAGAATCCGCTCCAACCACAAAACCTTGCTCACTTTCACTCTGCGCAATCCGAGTATACTCGTCTGATGCAGCAACTCACGGCAGCGCACCGGAGAATCCTCAGAAGGGCGCGACTTATCCGTTTGACCAGGAAAGCCACCGGAATCCTGACCATTAGCATCGCCGTGGCAGTTGCACTAGTGATTGCGGTGCACACAGTGATCGGCGTCGGGGTTGTGGTGGCAATAGCTCCGGCGATAATGACGACAGCACCATTGACGGCCATGAGTTGGGCGAGGGCAGGGAAAGCGAGGTACCTAGAGAAGCTTGGCGCACAAGTAGACTCGGCGGCCAAGGGCGCGTACATCGTGGGGAGGGACCTCGACACGATGAGCCGGATGGTGCGGCGGGTGCACGACGAGGTGGAGCACGAGCGGGATGTGGCGAGGATGGTGTTGAGGGACAGGGAGCGGCAGCTCGTGAGGGAGGCCGCGAGGGAGGTGGAGGGCGGGACGGCAGGTATGGCGGAGCAGCTGAAAGAGCTGGAGGAGCATGTGTACTTGTGTTTGATTACGATCAACAGGAGCAGGAGGATGGTTGCGCAGGAGATGACGATGGGTGCCAATGCTGTGCCTTCCCCGGCGGCAGCCGAGACAATGCCATGA
- the LOC135631350 gene encoding expansin-A11-like yields MDSGVGLVLLMVLAVSSMFSVVEGFKPSGWTKATATFYGGSDASGTMGGACGYGNLYSTGYGTRTAALSTALFGDGAACGQCYKIICDYRADPRWCLKGVSVTITATNFCPPNYALPNDDGGWCNPPRQHFDMAQPAWEKIGIYRGGIVPVMFQRVPCKKHGGVRFTINGLDYFELVLVSNVAGPGSVQSMSVKGSKTGWLPMSRNWGANWQSNAYLNGQPLSFRVTTTDGQTLVFSDIVPSNWGFGQTFSSRLQFS; encoded by the exons ATGGATAGCGGTGTTGGACTTGTGCTGTTGATGGTATTGGCGGTGAGCTCCATGTTCTCCGTCGTCGAGGGCTTCAAGCCATCGGGATGGACGAAGGCCACCGCGACGTTCTACGGCGGAAGCGACGCCTCGGGAACGATGG GTGGAGCTTGCGGGTACGGCAATCTGTACTCGACCGGGTACGGCACCAGGACGGCAGCTCTGAGCACGGCCTTGTTCGGCGACGGCGCAGCGTGCGGGCAGTGCTACAAGATCATCTGCGACTACAGGGCGGACCCGCGGTGGTGCCTCAAGGGCGTGTCGGTGACGATCACGGCCACCAACTTCTGCCCCCCGAACTACGCCCTCCCCAACGACGACGGGGGGTGGTGCAACCCTCCTCGCCAGCACTTCGACATGGCGCAGCCCGCATGGGAGAAGATCGGCATCTACCGCGGAGGAATCGTGCCGGTGATGTTCCAGAG GGTCCCGTGCAAGAAACATGGTGGCGTGAGGTTCACCATCAACGGGCTCGACTACTTCGAACTGGTTCTCGTCAGCAACGTCGCTGGCCCTGGATCGGTCCAGTCCATGTCCGTCAAGGGATCCAAAACCGGGTGGCTGCCGATGTCCAGGAACTGGGGCGCCAACTGGCAATCCAATGCCTATCTCAATGGCCAGCCTCTTTCCTTCAGAGTCACCACCACGGACGGGCAGACGCTGGTCTTCAGTGACATCGTTCCGTCTAACTGGGGATTTGGGCAGACCTTCTCCAGCCGCTTGCAGTTCAGCTGA